The following coding sequences are from one Methanococcoides orientis window:
- the dph5 gene encoding diphthine synthase: MLNFVGLGLFDEKDISLKGLEKIHNADKVYVEFYTSILMGTDLEKMEELYQKKITVLSREDVEQHAEEWIADAKDMNVVFLTGGDTMVSTTHVDLRLRALDMGIETSLVHGASIASAICGLSGLQNYRFGKAATVPHPYVTSRGSRVVSETPYDTIKMNMDNGLHTAVFLDIDKDKGYMTVNEALEILLEVEGKRGEGVMTDRISVGIARAGSPSPVVKADYAQSLKSFDFGEPLHILIIPASLHFVEAEALVKLAGAPETILEDVD, encoded by the coding sequence ATGCTCAACTTTGTAGGACTCGGACTTTTTGATGAAAAAGACATCTCACTAAAAGGACTTGAGAAGATCCATAATGCGGATAAGGTCTATGTGGAATTCTATACTTCCATTCTTATGGGGACTGACCTTGAAAAGATGGAAGAGCTCTACCAGAAAAAGATCACAGTCCTTTCAAGGGAAGATGTGGAACAGCATGCTGAGGAATGGATTGCCGATGCAAAAGATATGAATGTCGTGTTCCTGACCGGCGGTGACACCATGGTATCCACAACTCATGTGGACTTACGTCTTCGTGCACTTGATATGGGTATTGAGACTTCCCTTGTTCACGGTGCTTCCATAGCATCTGCAATATGCGGTCTCTCAGGTCTCCAGAACTATCGCTTCGGAAAAGCGGCAACTGTTCCTCATCCTTATGTCACCAGCCGTGGCAGCAGGGTGGTGTCCGAAACACCGTATGATACTATAAAGATGAACATGGATAACGGCCTTCATACGGCGGTGTTCCTTGATATTGATAAAGATAAGGGCTACATGACAGTGAATGAAGCTCTTGAGATCCTGCTCGAGGTGGAAGGTAAACGCGGTGAAGGTGTAATGACCGATCGTATCTCTGTCGGTATAGCACGTGCAGGTTCCCCGTCACCTGTGGTGAAGGCGGACTATGCCCAGTCTTTAAAAAGTTTTGATTTTGGTGAACCTTTACACATATTGATAATTCCTGCATCACTGCACTTTGTTGAGGCTGAAGCCCTTGTGAAGCTTGCAGGTGCACCTGAAACGATCCTTGAAGATGTGGACTGA
- the thsA gene encoding thermosome subunit alpha, translating to MVGQPAIITDPRKEHTQGKQALFANIGAAKAIANIVKTTLGPKGMDKMLVNAVGDIVLTNDGAMILKGMEIEHPAAKMIVEIAKTQEDIAGDGTTSAAVLAGSLLEKAEELVISGVHPTIIIKGFLAAAGKASELLDNYAIDVTKENKDVLLKIAKTAIAGKSAEAYGDHIAQLCVEAALEVAVNGKVNVKENILITQDPGHKISDTELLEGIVINKARLHSAMPAIVENPKIALLASDVLVQKTRNKSTFQISSPEQLTQFAAQEEADYKKMLDTIIDTGATVVVGTKNIDQHAADYFQKKGIFAIRRVNEDDMKNISKATGAHIVNNITDITEKDLGTAGIIEQIGAFDLGKTYIRDCHNSKTVTLFLKGATEHVTDNLERTVDDVLQVLKDVIEDEKIVPGGGASEIEVAQGLRNFAASIGGREQLAITAFAEAMEVIPREIAVNAGMDGIDTILALRAKHAEIKNAGLDVYTGDISDALEKGIIDPLRVKKQAIKSASEVANMVLRVDDMLKAQRREMMDVNPEHNIHNYDALGL from the coding sequence ATGGTAGGTCAGCCAGCAATTATAACAGATCCAAGGAAAGAACATACGCAGGGCAAGCAGGCTCTCTTCGCAAACATCGGTGCAGCAAAAGCAATTGCAAATATCGTAAAAACAACACTTGGTCCAAAAGGAATGGACAAGATGCTTGTAAATGCGGTCGGAGATATTGTACTCACCAACGACGGTGCAATGATCCTTAAGGGTATGGAGATCGAGCACCCAGCTGCAAAAATGATAGTGGAGATCGCAAAGACACAGGAAGACATCGCAGGTGATGGTACAACCAGCGCAGCTGTCCTTGCAGGATCACTTCTTGAGAAAGCAGAAGAATTGGTCATTTCCGGAGTTCACCCTACAATAATAATCAAAGGTTTCCTTGCAGCTGCAGGTAAAGCTTCAGAACTTCTTGACAACTATGCCATAGATGTCACAAAAGAGAACAAGGATGTCCTTTTAAAGATCGCAAAGACCGCAATAGCAGGCAAATCCGCAGAAGCTTACGGTGACCACATTGCACAATTATGTGTAGAAGCAGCACTGGAAGTCGCAGTTAACGGAAAGGTCAATGTAAAGGAAAATATCCTGATCACACAGGACCCTGGTCACAAGATCAGTGATACCGAACTTCTTGAAGGTATCGTCATCAACAAAGCACGTCTTCATTCTGCAATGCCAGCTATCGTCGAGAATCCAAAGATCGCACTTCTGGCTTCAGACGTTTTAGTTCAGAAAACAAGGAATAAATCAACTTTCCAGATCAGTTCCCCAGAGCAGTTGACACAGTTCGCTGCCCAGGAAGAAGCAGATTATAAAAAGATGCTCGACACGATCATAGACACCGGTGCTACTGTAGTGGTCGGAACAAAGAACATCGACCAGCATGCTGCAGACTATTTCCAGAAGAAGGGGATATTTGCTATCAGACGTGTCAATGAAGATGACATGAAGAACATCTCAAAAGCAACAGGTGCACACATCGTCAACAACATCACTGACATCACCGAAAAGGACCTTGGAACCGCAGGCATCATTGAGCAGATCGGAGCATTCGATCTCGGTAAGACATACATCAGAGATTGCCACAACTCAAAGACTGTAACCCTTTTCCTTAAAGGCGCTACAGAGCACGTTACTGACAACCTCGAACGTACAGTTGATGATGTATTACAGGTGCTCAAGGATGTTATTGAGGATGAAAAGATCGTCCCTGGCGGCGGTGCATCCGAGATAGAAGTTGCACAGGGACTCCGCAACTTTGCAGCCAGTATCGGTGGTCGTGAACAGCTTGCAATCACAGCATTTGCAGAAGCAATGGAAGTAATACCAAGAGAAATTGCAGTAAATGCAGGAATGGATGGTATTGACACGATCCTCGCACTTCGTGCAAAACATGCTGAGATCAAGAATGCAGGTCTTGATGTTTACACAGGTGACATCAGTGACGCTCTCGAAAAGGGAATCATCGATCCTCTCAGGGTAAAGAAACAGGCTATCAAATCAGCTTCAGAAGTTGCCAACATGGTACTTCGTGTTGACGACATGCTCAAAGCACAGAGAAGAGAAATGATGGACGTCAACCCAGAGCACAACATTCACAACTACGACGCTCTTGGATTGTAA
- a CDS encoding DUF2119 domain-containing protein, producing the protein MLLKLYGKGRPFRLFVAGLHGSEWRDTSSVLLNLERPVSGTLALLLVVNRGQYISTLDIDYYSGVGKAIVDVVEKYRPDIYVELHSYSKENFCKLISKDRLSNVGVPGFSTLESGVLMGSVSPHIRREHFPVEALCLTFEIEKDNLRSQEFASGMIDIVKDCNSRDGFIGYMMGHYPEVAKKAIEDYKKFYGL; encoded by the coding sequence ATGCTTTTGAAGCTATATGGAAAGGGGCGCCCTTTCCGGCTTTTCGTTGCAGGTCTGCATGGCTCGGAGTGGCGTGATACATCATCTGTCCTGCTAAACCTCGAAAGACCCGTTTCAGGTACTCTAGCACTCCTGCTGGTAGTTAACAGGGGGCAATACATTTCTACACTTGACATTGATTACTATTCCGGGGTCGGGAAAGCAATTGTTGACGTTGTTGAGAAGTACAGGCCAGACATCTATGTGGAACTACATTCCTATTCTAAAGAGAATTTCTGCAAACTGATCTCTAAAGACAGGTTAAGCAATGTGGGTGTCCCTGGTTTCAGTACTCTTGAAAGTGGTGTGCTGATGGGGTCGGTATCGCCTCATATCCGGAGAGAACATTTTCCTGTCGAAGCTCTCTGCCTGACCTTTGAGATTGAAAAGGACAACCTTCGGTCGCAGGAATTTGCTTCAGGGATGATCGATATTGTAAAAGACTGCAATTCAAGGGATGGTTTCATTGGATATATGATGGGACATTATCCTGAAGTAGCAAAAAAAGCGATAGAAGATTATAAAAAGTTCTATGGGTTGTAA
- a CDS encoding S4 domain-containing protein produces MRLDAYLVEMGHFKSRARSKQAIKGGHVRMDGNIVTKPSKDVSIDDNIEVDEGLDMPKGYFKLKRIQEETGLISEGDSIIDLGSSAGGFITFASEIAGKIHGLEFSHDFRSELGQLAHENENVSVIFDDVFSVPLAELSEEPVDVILSDMTLEPMVSLSALERVLPLLKDGGKVLQVIKVTKKCDRTPLLSKVEELGIEILHVLESHKQEIYVVGQKTGVREAMD; encoded by the coding sequence ATGAGACTGGATGCATATCTCGTTGAAATGGGTCATTTCAAGTCCCGTGCTCGCTCCAAACAGGCTATTAAGGGCGGTCATGTGAGGATGGATGGTAATATTGTAACAAAACCTTCAAAGGATGTTTCTATAGATGATAATATCGAGGTCGATGAAGGTCTCGATATGCCAAAAGGTTATTTCAAGTTAAAGAGGATCCAGGAAGAAACAGGACTCATCAGTGAAGGTGACAGTATCATTGATCTTGGGTCAAGTGCAGGCGGTTTCATCACGTTCGCATCAGAGATCGCCGGTAAGATACATGGTCTGGAGTTCAGTCATGACTTCAGGTCCGAGCTTGGCCAGCTTGCTCATGAGAATGAGAACGTATCCGTAATTTTCGATGATGTCTTTAGTGTTCCTCTTGCGGAGCTTTCAGAGGAACCTGTGGATGTAATTCTGAGTGATATGACACTGGAACCTATGGTCTCCTTGTCAGCTCTTGAACGGGTGCTTCCACTGCTGAAGGATGGGGGTAAAGTTCTTCAGGTCATCAAGGTGACAAAGAAATGTGACAGAACACCACTGCTTTCAAAGGTGGAAGAACTTGGGATCGAGATCTTGCATGTTCTGGAATCCCATAAGCAGGAGATCTATGTTGTTGGCCAGAAGACAGGTGTCCGGGAAGCTATGGATTAA
- a CDS encoding NADH:flavin oxidoreductase → MLFEPISIADLTVKNRFVRSATNEWLAEEDGTPTTAIGDMYEELARNDVGLIITGYSYVNVQGKSNDKQQGIYDDRFIGPYSEITSRVHKYDSKIFIQIVHGGRQSVVQEGLPLLAPSAVEDASSGKKPVEMTEDDILNTIEDFVEAARRAKEAGFDGVQIHCAHGFLLSSFISPYTNHRTDKWGGSVENRTRIIAEITRLIREKVGEDFPIMVKLNATDGFDVSSGKFGLDAPECVEIASLLEKAGICAIEVSGGIFEAGDVMSQPNIDSEEKEAYFKRYSKMISDTVSIPVILVGGIRSKKVMESILNGYADMVSFSRPFISEPDLVVKLRDGISDRVRCVSCNRCFDHNGIRCNYDFGNSA, encoded by the coding sequence ATGCTTTTCGAACCAATTTCCATAGCAGATCTTACTGTGAAGAATCGTTTTGTGCGTTCAGCTACCAATGAATGGCTTGCAGAGGAAGATGGCACCCCTACTACTGCCATTGGTGATATGTATGAGGAACTTGCACGCAATGATGTGGGTTTGATAATCACCGGCTATTCCTATGTGAATGTGCAGGGAAAGAGCAACGATAAGCAGCAGGGCATATACGATGACAGGTTCATCGGTCCTTACAGTGAGATCACATCAAGGGTGCACAAGTATGACAGCAAGATCTTCATACAGATCGTGCACGGTGGTCGTCAGTCTGTGGTACAGGAAGGACTTCCTCTTCTCGCACCTTCAGCTGTTGAAGATGCTTCATCCGGGAAAAAGCCTGTAGAAATGACTGAGGATGATATTCTCAACACCATTGAGGACTTTGTGGAAGCTGCCAGGCGTGCAAAGGAGGCAGGTTTTGATGGTGTGCAGATACATTGTGCACATGGCTTCCTTTTGAGCAGTTTCATATCTCCTTATACGAATCACAGAACTGACAAATGGGGTGGTTCTGTTGAGAACCGTACCAGAATAATAGCAGAGATAACAAGGCTTATTCGTGAGAAGGTTGGCGAGGATTTCCCGATCATGGTGAAGCTGAACGCAACGGACGGATTTGATGTATCTTCAGGTAAGTTCGGGCTTGATGCCCCGGAATGCGTAGAGATCGCAAGCCTTCTCGAGAAGGCCGGGATCTGTGCCATTGAGGTAAGTGGCGGTATATTTGAAGCAGGGGATGTGATGTCCCAGCCGAATATTGATTCTGAGGAAAAAGAGGCATACTTCAAGCGTTATTCGAAGATGATAAGTGATACCGTAAGCATCCCGGTGATCCTGGTTGGGGGTATCAGGTCGAAGAAAGTTATGGAATCTATCTTAAATGGATATGCTGATATGGTCTCGTTCAGCAGGCCGTTCATAAGTGAGCCTGATCTTGTGGTAAAGTTAAGGGATGGCATATCTGACAGGGTAAGATGTGTGTCCTGCAACAGATGTTTTGATCACAATGGAATTCGCTGCAATTATGATTTTGGTAATTCCGCCTAA
- a CDS encoding cytochrome c biogenesis protein: MSDKSLTGKVLPLVAAATMLLAIGMIFFYLPEMKGESGEVLDSSFRIFYFHMPIAITSYLAFAVVFVSSVLYLKNGNYKWDIISRSAAEVGVIFALLVLVTGSIWAKATWGWYWIWEPRLTTSLALFLVYVAYLLLRQAVDVPDKRARLAAVFGILGFVSVPLSFLSIRLWRSAHPLMFGEAASGSGGGLEGTSLQLTLLVNIIAFILLFAAIVSYKIGNENLEEEVSSLRSSFR; the protein is encoded by the coding sequence ATGTCGGATAAGAGTTTAACAGGTAAGGTCTTGCCATTGGTGGCTGCTGCAACAATGTTGCTGGCCATTGGTATGATATTCTTCTACCTGCCTGAGATGAAAGGCGAGTCAGGCGAGGTCCTGGATAGCAGTTTCAGGATATTCTATTTCCATATGCCTATTGCAATAACATCCTATCTTGCATTCGCAGTTGTTTTTGTGTCCAGTGTTCTCTATTTGAAGAATGGTAACTATAAATGGGATATTATTTCACGCTCTGCTGCAGAGGTGGGTGTTATCTTTGCTTTACTTGTGCTGGTAACAGGTTCCATCTGGGCAAAGGCAACATGGGGATGGTACTGGATATGGGAGCCACGCCTGACCACTTCCCTTGCACTTTTCCTTGTCTATGTAGCTTACCTGTTGTTACGTCAGGCAGTCGATGTTCCGGATAAGCGTGCACGCCTTGCAGCCGTGTTTGGCATACTCGGTTTTGTTTCGGTGCCCCTGAGCTTTTTGTCTATACGTTTGTGGCGTTCAGCTCATCCTTTAATGTTCGGTGAAGCTGCTTCCGGATCAGGCGGCGGGCTTGAAGGCACATCTCTTCAGTTGACATTGCTTGTTAACATAATTGCATTCATCCTTCTTTTTGCAGCTATAGTCTCATACAAGATAGGTAATGAGAACCTTGAAGAGGAAGTCAGTTCATTGAGATCATCTTTCAGGTGA
- a CDS encoding heme exporter protein CcmB, translating to MIRIFDIAAKDLKEEFRTKQMLNSMVIFSLLVIVIFSISFGSILGSSENVEMIAPGVLWIAFIFAGSIGLSRSFVAELENGCLEALKLCPVSRSAIYTGKAIANIILMLIVEIVTIPLFVILFNYNLGGLLLPGLVIALGTIGFVCVGTLLSALTVNTRTREILLPVLLLPLVLPVLIPAVMATGSALSGASVGDISQELRLLLVYDVVFFLVGQLVFEYVIQD from the coding sequence ATGATACGCATCTTTGACATCGCAGCAAAGGACCTTAAAGAGGAATTTCGTACCAAGCAGATGCTCAATTCCATGGTGATTTTCTCGCTGCTTGTTATTGTGATCTTTAGTATTTCCTTCGGCTCGATACTTGGTTCTTCAGAAAATGTGGAGATGATCGCCCCGGGTGTTCTGTGGATCGCATTCATCTTTGCAGGGTCTATAGGTCTGTCCCGTTCCTTTGTGGCTGAGCTGGAAAATGGATGTCTCGAAGCTTTGAAGCTATGTCCTGTGAGCAGGTCTGCTATCTATACAGGAAAAGCCATTGCAAACATCATCCTGATGCTGATAGTTGAAATTGTTACTATCCCTCTCTTCGTAATCCTGTTCAACTATAACCTCGGTGGACTTCTTTTACCGGGCCTGGTGATCGCTCTGGGAACTATCGGTTTTGTTTGTGTGGGCACACTACTCTCAGCACTGACGGTAAATACTCGCACTCGTGAGATACTGCTTCCCGTATTGCTCTTACCATTGGTACTTCCGGTCTTGATACCTGCTGTGATGGCAACGGGTAGTGCACTTTCTGGTGCATCTGTGGGAGATATATCACAGGAGCTGAGGCTGTTGCTTGTTTATGATGTTGTATTCTTCCTTGTGGGGCAGCTTGTCTTCGAATACGTGATACAGGATTAA
- a CDS encoding ABC transporter ATP-binding protein yields MDSILSLSNVSKSYGNVPVLKGIDLDIKKGEFLAILGSNGAGKTTLVKIMSTLSSPSEGSVEINGHDVADDPVSVRSMIGMISHETHLYNDLSAEENLRFFGKMYGISAGDLEDRINELLEQVELTGRSDDRVATFSRGMKQRLSIARALIHEPQLLFLDEPYTGLDQHASRTFENVLRDLDPEDTTRVMVTHDITNTFKMCSRVLILDNGKVVFDSPISDLSSAEDLKEIYLSHVSSHNSI; encoded by the coding sequence ATGGATAGCATACTGTCACTCAGCAATGTCTCTAAAAGTTACGGCAATGTTCCTGTTCTCAAAGGCATTGATCTTGACATAAAAAAAGGAGAATTCCTTGCGATACTCGGGTCCAATGGGGCAGGCAAGACAACTCTTGTTAAGATCATGTCGACACTTTCCTCTCCTTCGGAAGGGTCAGTTGAGATCAATGGACATGACGTTGCAGATGATCCGGTTTCAGTAAGAAGCATGATCGGTATGATCTCTCATGAAACACATCTGTACAACGACCTCTCAGCAGAGGAAAACTTACGTTTCTTCGGAAAGATGTATGGCATAAGTGCAGGAGATCTCGAAGATCGCATAAATGAACTTCTGGAGCAGGTAGAACTTACCGGCAGGTCTGATGACAGAGTTGCCACTTTTTCCAGAGGTATGAAACAGCGTCTTTCCATTGCAAGGGCACTGATACATGAACCGCAACTTCTCTTCCTTGATGAGCCATATACAGGGCTGGACCAGCATGCAAGCCGGACATTTGAGAATGTTCTTCGGGACCTGGATCCCGAGGATACTACAAGGGTGATGGTCACTCATGATATTACAAACACGTTCAAAATGTGCAGCCGTGTTCTAATACTGGATAACGGAAAGGTCGTATTCGACAGTCCTATATCTGATTTGAGTTCAGCAGAAGACCTAAAAGAGATCTACCTATCTCATGTAAGCAGCCATAATTCTATATGA
- a CDS encoding TIGR00269 family protein, with amino-acid sequence MPIKCMKCNKDAIIFQKYSGMHLCKKHFIEDVERKIKLTIRKQYNVEKGDIVAVALSGGKDSVVLLHILHKIFSKRRDVEIVAITIDEGIEGYREVTLEKARKLTSELGIRHIVRSFKDEYDKTLDELVAQERKLGACSYCGVLRKSLMNKIANEIGATKLATGHNLDDEAQTIMMNHLGGDVDRMIRLSPPRALEGLVLRAKPLRKVPEKEVALYAIVNDLPFDMSECPYAHEALRGEVRDMINEFEVNHPGTKYSIMRGFDKMVGILGKEFPQASLTECRVCGEPCTAELCQACKLLGRN; translated from the coding sequence ATGCCCATTAAATGCATGAAATGTAACAAGGATGCCATTATTTTCCAGAAATACTCCGGCATGCACCTTTGCAAGAAACATTTCATTGAAGATGTGGAACGCAAGATCAAGCTGACTATCAGAAAGCAATACAATGTCGAAAAAGGTGACATCGTTGCCGTTGCACTTAGCGGAGGAAAGGACAGTGTTGTCCTGTTACACATACTTCATAAGATCTTTAGCAAGAGGCGGGATGTGGAGATCGTTGCGATCACTATTGATGAAGGCATTGAGGGCTACAGGGAAGTTACTCTTGAAAAAGCAAGAAAGCTAACATCCGAGCTTGGCATCAGGCATATTGTGCGTTCTTTTAAGGATGAATATGACAAAACGCTTGATGAGCTGGTCGCACAGGAGAGAAAACTTGGAGCATGCAGTTACTGTGGTGTCCTGAGAAAATCCCTGATGAACAAGATAGCAAATGAAATCGGTGCTACAAAGCTTGCCACCGGCCACAATCTGGATGATGAGGCCCAGACCATAATGATGAACCATCTCGGAGGAGATGTGGACCGTATGATACGCCTTTCTCCACCACGAGCGCTGGAAGGTCTCGTGCTTCGTGCGAAACCTTTACGCAAGGTTCCTGAGAAAGAGGTCGCTTTGTATGCCATCGTTAACGACCTTCCATTCGATATGAGCGAATGCCCATATGCCCATGAAGCCCTCAGGGGAGAGGTAAGGGATATGATCAACGAATTTGAGGTAAACCATCCAGGAACCAAGTACTCTATTATGAGAGGGTTTGACAAGATGGTAGGAATACTTGGAAAGGAGTTCCCACAGGCCAGCCTCACGGAGTGCAGGGTGTGTGGCGAACCATGTACAGCTGAGCTTTGCCAGGCGTGCAAGCTCCTTGGCCGAAACTAA
- a CDS encoding DUF7847 domain-containing protein produces MHEDLGKVLNKGFGTWKRNLGIAVPFIFNMLLSMLVLVMAVIILSFLVIAPSVSEIADPSTLSPEDAMEMIMPLFSESIGVVIIFGLLTMLVLAFIQSYFTAGAVGMAKVASESGHTTLSDMFRYGNDNVISLLMAKIMVFLISLAGVIFIVPGALVTNDFGTLMSNPENAVITSMMLLFGFLLWVIYAIIVGLVLSPLEFCLVVDNLDPMSALKKAYGFFMENKMDVFLLFIVMISISVLNNLLSEVMSTIEALGAIWAFISFILSFAVIQPLITVWWTRLYMSRSEKELYDISELLDYP; encoded by the coding sequence ATGCATGAAGATCTGGGCAAAGTTCTCAATAAGGGATTTGGAACATGGAAGCGTAATCTTGGAATAGCCGTCCCGTTCATCTTTAACATGCTTCTAAGCATGCTCGTTCTGGTAATGGCTGTCATTATCCTTTCCTTCCTTGTCATAGCTCCTTCTGTTTCAGAAATAGCTGATCCTTCTACCCTTTCTCCGGAAGATGCAATGGAGATGATAATGCCTCTGTTCAGTGAAAGCATTGGTGTTGTCATAATATTTGGTCTTCTGACAATGCTGGTACTGGCATTTATCCAGTCATATTTCACTGCTGGTGCTGTAGGAATGGCAAAAGTAGCATCAGAGTCCGGACACACAACTCTTTCCGATATGTTCCGTTATGGGAATGATAATGTGATCAGCTTGCTAATGGCAAAGATCATGGTGTTCCTCATAAGCCTTGCAGGCGTAATTTTTATTGTGCCCGGGGCACTTGTTACGAACGACTTTGGGACATTGATGTCCAATCCCGAGAATGCTGTCATCACAAGTATGATGCTGCTTTTCGGTTTTCTCTTGTGGGTAATTTATGCCATAATCGTTGGTCTGGTACTCAGTCCTCTGGAGTTCTGCCTGGTGGTGGACAATCTTGACCCAATGTCAGCTCTCAAAAAAGCCTATGGGTTTTTCATGGAAAACAAGATGGACGTATTCCTGCTTTTCATTGTAATGATCAGCATATCTGTCCTGAACAATCTTCTCAGCGAAGTTATGTCTACCATAGAAGCATTAGGGGCGATTTGGGCTTTTATCAGTTTCATTCTGTCCTTCGCCGTGATCCAACCACTGATTACAGTCTGGTGGACTCGCCTTTACATGTCCAGGTCAGAAAAAGAACTGTATGATATCAGCGAGTTGCTGGACTATCCTTAA
- a CDS encoding sodium-translocating pyrophosphatase: MESLIYLAPLAGIVSLVFAAFFASRVLKEGTGTKEMQEISLAIQEGAMAYLNRQYKTVAVVAIILAALMFFLLGDDSGKIAIGFIVGAAASALAGYVGMNVSVRANVRTAHAASKSLQEAMSVAFRGGAVTGLAVVGLALLGTSGFYILFGDVDLVVGFGFGASLISLFARVGGGIFTKAADVGADLVGKIEAGIPEDDPRNAGVIADNVGDNVGDCAGMGADLFETYVVTVLASMLLGSLILESYPNAILYPLILGSVAIFASIISIFFVKVGNDGKIMKALYKGVAVSAILSLIAFYFVTDSLMGDMRLYYASIVGIIIMVLMVVFTEYYTSTSFRPVKTIAKASETGAGTNVISGLAIGFESTALPLIIIVAGILASYFVVGGATDPAMGVYGIAIAAAAMLSTTGMIVALDSYGPITDNAGGIAEMAKMPAEVRKITDELDAVGNTTKAVTKGYAIGSAALGALALFADYRHKVNLEAGSLSLDNPIVLVGLLIGALLPFLFTAVTMRAVGTAAFAIVNEVRRQFREIPGIMEGTAKPEYGKCVDIVTAAAIREMAIPGILAIFVPLLVGLVLGPEALGGLLIGIIVAGLLLAMTMNNGGGAWDNAKKLIEDGKFGGKGSDAHKAAIVGDTVGDPFKDTSGPALNALIKVVNMIAILFSSLFIGKGLF; encoded by the coding sequence ATGGAGAGTTTAATTTACCTTGCCCCTCTGGCAGGTATCGTAAGCTTGGTATTCGCTGCATTCTTTGCTTCCCGTGTCCTTAAGGAAGGAACCGGTACAAAGGAGATGCAGGAGATATCACTTGCGATCCAGGAGGGTGCTATGGCTTATCTGAACCGTCAGTATAAGACCGTAGCTGTAGTAGCAATTATTCTTGCTGCGCTTATGTTCTTCCTTCTGGGAGATGATAGTGGCAAGATCGCAATCGGATTCATCGTTGGTGCAGCTGCATCCGCGCTTGCTGGATATGTTGGAATGAACGTATCTGTCAGGGCTAATGTCAGGACAGCACACGCAGCTTCAAAAAGCTTGCAGGAAGCAATGTCTGTCGCATTCCGCGGTGGAGCTGTAACAGGACTTGCAGTAGTAGGTCTTGCACTGCTGGGTACCAGTGGTTTCTACATCCTTTTCGGCGATGTTGATCTTGTAGTCGGATTCGGTTTCGGTGCAAGTCTTATCAGCCTTTTCGCAAGGGTCGGTGGAGGTATCTTCACAAAGGCTGCAGATGTCGGTGCTGATCTTGTGGGTAAGATCGAGGCTGGTATTCCTGAGGATGATCCAAGGAACGCTGGTGTCATTGCTGACAACGTAGGTGACAATGTTGGCGACTGTGCTGGAATGGGTGCAGATCTGTTCGAGACATATGTCGTTACTGTCCTCGCATCAATGCTTCTTGGTTCCCTGATCCTCGAATCATATCCAAACGCTATCCTTTACCCATTGATCCTCGGTTCAGTGGCTATCTTTGCTTCCATTATCTCTATCTTCTTCGTGAAAGTAGGCAACGATGGAAAGATAATGAAAGCGCTCTATAAGGGTGTTGCAGTATCAGCAATTCTTAGTCTGATCGCATTCTATTTCGTGACCGATTCCCTCATGGGCGACATGAGATTATACTACGCATCCATTGTGGGTATCATCATAATGGTATTGATGGTAGTATTTACAGAGTACTACACTTCCACAAGCTTCCGTCCGGTCAAGACAATTGCCAAAGCATCCGAAACCGGTGCTGGTACAAATGTCATCTCCGGTCTTGCAATTGGATTTGAGAGTACTGCACTTCCACTCATCATCATCGTTGCCGGTATCCTTGCATCCTACTTCGTAGTAGGCGGTGCAACTGATCCTGCAATGGGTGTTTACGGTATTGCTATTGCTGCAGCAGCAATGTTGTCAACGACCGGTATGATCGTGGCTCTTGACTCATATGGTCCTATCACCGACAATGCTGGTGGTATCGCTGAAATGGCAAAGATGCCTGCGGAAGTACGCAAGATCACCGATGAACTTGATGCAGTCGGAAACACGACGAAGGCTGTGACAAAGGGTTACGCAATAGGTTCTGCTGCACTCGGTGCACTGGCACTTTTCGCAGATTACAGGCACAAGGTTAACCTCGAAGCAGGTTCACTCAGTCTTGACAATCCTATCGTCCTTGTTGGTCTCCTTATCGGTGCTTTGCTTCCGTTCCTTTTCACTGCTGTCACAATGAGGGCAGTAGGAACTGCAGCATTCGCTATTGTTAACGAAGTTCGCCGCCAGTTCAGGGAGATCCCTGGTATCATGGAAGGCACTGCAAAGCCGGAATACGGTAAGTGTGTGGACATCGTTACAGCAGCAGCTATTCGTGAAATGGCAATTCCAGGTATCCTTGCTATCTTCGTTCCACTTTTAGTTGGACTCGTGCTTGGTCCGGAAGCCCTTGGTGGATTGCTTATCGGTATCATCGTTGCAGGTCTTCTCCTTGCTATGACCATGAACAATGGTGGAGGAGCATGGGATAACGCAAAGAAGCTCATCGAAGACGGAAAATTCGGAGGAAAAGGTTCCGATGCTCACAAGGCAGCAATTGTCGGTGACACAGTCGGTGACCCATTCAAGGACACATCAGGTCCAGCTCTTAATGCACTGATCAAGGTAGTTAACATGATCGCGATCCTGTTCTCTTCCCTGTTCATCGGAAAAGGCCTGTTCTGA